In Equus przewalskii isolate Varuska chromosome 6, EquPr2, whole genome shotgun sequence, one DNA window encodes the following:
- the TBRG1 gene encoding transforming growth factor beta regulator 1, protein MSLLGGLASSPRAALPSSKARMKKLPKKSQNEKYRLKYLRLRKAAKATVFENAAICDEIARLEEKFLKAKEERRYLLKKLLQLQALTEGEVQAAAPSHSSSLPLTYGVSSSVGTIQGAGPISGPSSGAEEPFGKKSKKEKKEKGKENNKLEVLKKTSKKKKMEGGARKLVQPIALDPSGRPVFPIGLGGLTVYSLGEIITDRPGFHDESAIYPVGYCSTRIYASMKCPDQKCLYTCQIKDGGLQPQFEIVPEDDPQNAIISSSADACHAELLKTISATMGKLRPNLLPSGADFFGFSHPTIHNLIQSCPGARKCINYQWVKFDVCKPGDGQLPQGLPENDATISFEAFQRQTFDEDHNDPILQGSLDLPELQPTVFVSSYQPMFLTHEPLVDTHLQHLKSPSPCSPTQSSD, encoded by the exons ATGAGCCTGCTGGGCGGCCTCGCCTCCTCGCCGCGGGCCGCGCTGCCGTCCAGCAAAGCCAGGATGAAAAAACTCCCGAAGAAGAGCCAGAACGAGAAGTACCGGCTCAAGTACCTGCGGCTGCGCAAAGCGGCCAAAGCCACGGTGTTT gaaaatgcTGCTATTTGTGATGAAATTGCTCGTCTTGAGGAAAAATTTcttaaagcaaaagaagaaagacg GTACTTGCTAAAGAAGCTCCTCCAGCTTCAGGCTCTAACCGAAGGGGAAGTGCAGGCTGCAGCTCCTTCCCACAGCTCCAGTTTGCCCCTGACTTATGGTGTGTCCAGCTCTGTGGGAACTATACAGGGAGCAGGGCCCATTTCTGGGCCTAGCAGTGGGGCTGAGGAACCATttgggaagaaatcaaagaaggagaaaaaagaaaaaggcaaagagaacaaCAAACTGGAAG TTCTGAAGAAAacatccaagaaaaagaaaatggagggagGTGCTCGCAAGCTGGTTCAGCCCATTGCCCTGGATCCCTCAGGACGGCCTGTGTTCCCCATCGGACTGGGGGGTCTAACAGTATATAGCCTGGGGGAG ATCATCACCGACCGACCTGGCTTCCATGATGAGAGTGCCATCTACCCTGTGGGCTACTGCAGTACTCGAATCTATGCCAGCATGAAGTGCCCAGACCAGAAGTGTCTATATACCTGTCAGATCAAGGATGGTGGTCTGCAACCTCAG TTTGAAATTGTTCCTGAAGATGACCCCCAGAATGCCATTATCAGCTCTTCTGCAGATGCCTGTCATGCAGAACTGCTCAAGACCATAAGTGCTACTAT GGGGAAACTCAGGCCCAACCTGCTTCCATCTGGAGCTGACTTTTTTGGGTTTTCTCATCCAACCATCCACAACCTGATCCAGAGTTGTCCAGGAGCTCGAAAATGCATCAA TTACCAGTGGGTGAAATTTGATGTGTGCAAACCTGGAGATGGGCAGCTACCCCAAGGACTGCCAGAGAATGATGCAACTATAAGCTTTGAAGCCTTTCAAAGACAGACCTTTGATGAAGATCATAATGATCCCATTCTACAAG GATCCTTGGACCTCCCGGAGCTTCAGCCTACAGTCTTTGTGTCTTCTTACCAACCCATGTTCCTGACACACGAACCTTTGGTAGATACTCACCTACAGCACTTGAAGTCTCCGTCACCGTGTAGCCCAACTCAGTCTTCAGACTGA